Proteins encoded together in one Planctopirus ephydatiae window:
- a CDS encoding CpaF family protein — protein MQDRRQEFEVLKTRIHRQMIDAIDLSKASDLPEADLRAQLRALANHLCQQQQANIPADDREIMVTAIMDEIYGFGPIEPLMSDTDVTDVLINGADTVFVERNGLIERTDIQFADNEHLMQFIHRMVGRTGRRIDEVSPMVDAKLPDGSRLNAVIPPLALRGPTVSIRRFRSRAVVFEDMVRMHTLTQEMADFLIAAVRGRLNIVVSGGTGAGKTTMLNNISRFIPETERVVTIEQTAELQLQQKDVVSLETRPPNIEGRGEITQRDLLKNSLRMRPDRIIVGEARGGEVLDMLQAMNTGHDGSMSTIHANDTRDALDRMELMVALAGVDLPHSVARQYIANAIQILVHITRLGTGERKVMRISELTGYHDGIYELNDIYVYRMTGIGSDGRARGAFYATGHEPEMLKKLAARGYEVPNMNFSARELGSQTNDAPYSA, from the coding sequence ATGCAAGATCGTCGTCAGGAATTTGAAGTCCTGAAGACCCGCATTCACCGCCAGATGATCGATGCCATCGATCTTTCCAAGGCCAGTGACCTGCCGGAAGCCGATCTGCGCGCCCAGTTACGAGCTTTGGCAAACCATCTTTGTCAGCAGCAGCAGGCGAATATTCCAGCCGATGACCGTGAGATCATGGTCACTGCCATCATGGATGAGATCTATGGTTTCGGGCCGATTGAACCGCTGATGTCCGATACCGATGTGACCGACGTGCTGATCAACGGTGCTGATACGGTATTCGTAGAGCGTAACGGGCTCATCGAACGGACTGATATTCAGTTCGCCGACAACGAACATCTCATGCAGTTTATCCATCGCATGGTGGGGCGCACAGGTCGTCGAATTGACGAAGTCTCTCCGATGGTCGATGCGAAACTTCCGGATGGTTCTCGACTGAATGCTGTGATCCCTCCCCTGGCCTTGCGTGGCCCTACGGTTTCAATTCGACGGTTTCGTTCGCGTGCAGTGGTCTTTGAAGACATGGTGCGTATGCACACATTAACACAGGAAATGGCTGACTTTCTGATCGCTGCTGTCCGCGGGCGTCTGAACATAGTGGTGAGTGGTGGTACGGGTGCAGGTAAAACCACCATGCTCAATAACATTTCACGTTTTATCCCGGAAACCGAACGTGTGGTGACGATCGAGCAGACAGCGGAACTTCAATTGCAGCAGAAAGATGTCGTTTCGCTCGAAACTCGCCCGCCAAACATTGAAGGTCGTGGGGAAATCACTCAGCGTGATCTCCTGAAAAACAGCCTGCGTATGCGTCCTGATCGGATCATCGTGGGCGAAGCTCGTGGCGGTGAAGTGCTCGATATGCTCCAGGCTATGAACACTGGCCACGATGGTTCGATGAGTACAATTCACGCCAACGATACACGCGATGCTCTGGATCGTATGGAGCTGATGGTCGCTTTAGCTGGTGTGGATCTGCCGCACAGCGTGGCCCGGCAATACATTGCGAACGCGATTCAGATTCTCGTCCATATTACTCGATTAGGAACTGGTGAGCGCAAAGTTATGCGTATCAGCGAACTCACCGGGTATCATGACGGTATCTATGAACTCAATGATATCTATGTCTATCGGATGACAGGTATCGGCAGTGACGGTCGCGCTCGCGGGGCTTTCTACGCGACAGGCCATGAACCAGAGATGCTCAAGAAACTTGCCGCTCGTGGCTACGAAGTTCCCAATATGAACTTCAGTGCCCGCGAACTGGGAAGTCAGACGAATGATGCACCCTACTCTGCATAA
- a CDS encoding A24 family peptidase, translated as MFEMNPQTMVFLAGVLVLTTTAAYTDLRYFRIYNWLTLPAFALGWIYQVAFYGLPGLADAGLGFAIGFGLFFLLFAIGASGGGDTKLMGALSVWLGWKLTLYTVVLTILFVAIGSVVMLIWSVLRRGVSKTREDLRASTLKDENGKWRKSQTESLRRVGGLMAYAEPIALATWCVLFLDATVLHISQRKVEKAPAAAVLHDHQSVAASHEAEPRLANH; from the coding sequence ATGTTCGAAATGAATCCACAGACTATGGTGTTTCTGGCCGGTGTGCTCGTCCTGACGACGACAGCGGCTTATACCGACCTGCGGTATTTCCGGATTTACAACTGGTTGACGTTGCCAGCATTTGCTCTGGGTTGGATCTATCAGGTCGCCTTCTATGGCCTTCCAGGGCTGGCCGATGCAGGCCTGGGTTTCGCTATTGGCTTTGGGCTGTTCTTTCTGCTGTTTGCGATTGGTGCCAGTGGTGGTGGCGATACCAAGCTGATGGGAGCACTCTCTGTCTGGCTCGGTTGGAAATTGACGCTTTATACGGTCGTGCTGACGATTCTCTTTGTGGCAATTGGATCAGTTGTCATGCTGATCTGGAGCGTGCTGCGACGAGGTGTCTCGAAAACTCGAGAAGACCTGCGGGCCTCGACGCTCAAAGACGAAAATGGAAAGTGGCGAAAGTCTCAGACAGAGAGCTTGCGACGAGTTGGTGGCCTGATGGCTTATGCCGAACCGATTGCCCTGGCGACATGGTGCGTGCTCTTTCTGGATGCCACTGTGTTGCACATCAGTCAGCGGAAAGTCGAAAAGGCACCTGCGGCGGCTGTGCTCCACGATCATCAGTCAGTTGCAGCCAGTCATGAGGCCGAGCCCAGGCTCGCCAATCATTAG
- a CDS encoding PDZ domain-containing protein yields MAMAQTETVVVAQSADAPTQKELELAEERVFRLATSLIAPSIVRIETVGGLDEVDGILAVNGSTTGVIVGSDGWIVTSAFNFISKPTSILITLPDGRKFPAKLTATDTLRMLALLKIDASELPTPIIAPPESVEVGAWALALGRSLSPDQPSVSIGVISAKERVWGKAIQTDAKVSPVNYGGPLIDLEGRMTGLLVPLSPQSQTVSAGFEWYDSGIGFAIPAADVMQALPRMQAGENLRPGLMGISFAGNDLSGDAPVVERVRFQSPASAAGILVNDVIVAADNIPIARLGNLKHVLGRKYAGDQLQLKILRKNEPQEVTIPLVAEIPPWDEATAGFLLKRNSLSTNAESEPEKLIVRAVFPNSPAMSGGLLAGDEILAIDGESVPTADSLRKLLDRRKPGDQPRFTLRRQNQNNQPEEVQVSITLTGQPLPVPGELPAIANDKPLSEGENVPKAKGRFLEKLAVNGREYWGYAPASATGKQPHGLIVWLHPSGNSMEAAVLKSLKVECDRRQIMLVGPKAEGKGWTPEDVDFVKALVEHLRSEYPIDPGRIVVMGQTDSTKLASFLVFKDPAIYRGAILVGGPTAGQPPERDPAARLHLNLTIPEGSRTADGLKKLVESLKKQKSAISTIFVSGDGSEFPDGAWAEQIGIWIDQIDRF; encoded by the coding sequence ATGGCAATGGCCCAAACTGAGACGGTCGTCGTTGCACAAAGTGCAGATGCACCCACTCAGAAAGAACTGGAACTGGCAGAGGAGAGAGTCTTTCGGCTGGCGACTTCTCTGATTGCCCCCTCGATTGTACGGATTGAAACCGTCGGTGGATTGGATGAAGTGGATGGCATTCTGGCGGTCAATGGCTCGACTACGGGCGTGATCGTGGGGAGTGACGGCTGGATTGTCACAAGTGCTTTTAACTTCATTTCGAAACCCACATCAATTCTGATCACACTTCCCGATGGCCGGAAGTTTCCCGCAAAGCTGACTGCCACAGATACGCTGAGGATGCTCGCCTTATTGAAAATTGATGCCAGCGAACTCCCCACACCCATCATTGCCCCTCCTGAATCTGTAGAAGTCGGTGCTTGGGCTCTGGCTTTGGGGCGCTCGTTATCGCCGGATCAACCTAGTGTTTCAATTGGAGTAATCAGTGCCAAAGAGCGTGTCTGGGGAAAGGCGATTCAGACCGATGCCAAAGTCTCTCCAGTGAACTATGGCGGCCCTCTAATCGATCTCGAAGGTCGTATGACGGGCCTGCTGGTACCGCTCTCACCTCAATCGCAAACTGTTTCTGCAGGCTTCGAGTGGTACGATTCGGGAATCGGCTTTGCCATCCCCGCAGCGGATGTGATGCAGGCCTTACCCCGGATGCAGGCTGGCGAAAATCTGCGGCCAGGACTGATGGGCATCTCGTTCGCCGGAAACGATCTTTCTGGTGATGCCCCTGTGGTTGAAAGAGTCCGCTTTCAATCACCGGCTTCTGCAGCAGGAATTCTCGTCAATGATGTGATTGTTGCGGCTGATAACATCCCTATTGCCAGGCTGGGAAATCTCAAGCATGTCCTCGGACGCAAATATGCCGGCGATCAACTCCAGCTCAAAATCCTGCGTAAGAACGAACCACAAGAAGTGACGATTCCGCTGGTGGCCGAGATTCCTCCATGGGATGAGGCGACGGCTGGCTTTCTGCTCAAGCGAAACTCGTTATCGACAAATGCTGAATCCGAACCGGAAAAGCTCATTGTCAGAGCGGTCTTTCCGAATAGCCCGGCCATGTCAGGTGGTCTCCTGGCTGGTGACGAGATTCTCGCCATCGATGGGGAGTCTGTCCCGACTGCTGATTCACTGCGAAAACTTCTGGATCGACGCAAACCTGGAGACCAGCCTCGGTTCACCCTCCGCCGCCAGAATCAAAATAATCAGCCAGAAGAAGTACAGGTTTCCATCACGTTGACAGGTCAGCCACTCCCAGTCCCTGGAGAACTGCCTGCGATTGCGAACGATAAACCTCTTTCTGAAGGCGAAAACGTTCCCAAAGCCAAAGGCCGCTTTCTTGAAAAACTCGCTGTCAACGGCCGTGAATACTGGGGCTATGCTCCTGCCAGTGCTACTGGTAAGCAGCCGCATGGGTTGATTGTCTGGCTGCATCCCTCAGGAAACTCGATGGAGGCGGCTGTGCTCAAAAGCTTGAAGGTGGAATGTGACCGCCGCCAGATCATGCTGGTGGGGCCCAAAGCTGAGGGGAAGGGCTGGACTCCCGAAGATGTCGATTTCGTCAAAGCACTGGTGGAACATCTGCGAAGTGAATATCCCATCGACCCCGGCCGGATTGTGGTGATGGGACAGACAGATTCCACGAAACTGGCTTCTTTTCTGGTCTTTAAAGATCCTGCGATCTATCGTGGAGCAATTCTTGTGGGTGGGCCCACCGCAGGGCAGCCACCCGAGCGAGATCCTGCCGCTCGGCTGCATCTGAACCTCACCATTCCCGAGGGAAGCCGTACTGCCGATGGTCTCAAAAAGCTGGTCGAATCTCTCAAGAAGCAGAAATCAGCCATTTCGACCATTTTTGTCTCTGGAGACGGAAGTGAATTCCCGGATGGAGCCTGGGCCGAGCAAATTGGCATCTGGATCGATCAGATCGACCGTTTTTAA
- a CDS encoding type II secretion system F family protein, whose protein sequence is MFPLTITNLMLLAMGIISLILVYRLARRWLSARSKVVRENSEADQSQWSLAKANSAAPEAPITTPSTVQLDSKPVTQDITEVTEGLSILKTVSVPSGKANTGGPARWENEKLFVDSSSTYRDRNRGLPRVLAEDLPDSLNRGELTFGALTPALASLLPEAGSRQDSIRSDLYAAGYYSPRALMNFSAVRYLAMILPMIFCGVLLLFVPPRFEPIVIGAIVLMPIVGWSLPRLLVRNRARDRRNEIEKAMPDLLDMLNMCVSQGMTVPASLERIRVEMKGAYPALEQELKIINEQSRIGSMDVALKNFSQRVDVPEVHSFTSLLMQTSRMGTSVSGALAEYAETMRESLKQRAEEKGNRATFSLLFPTVLCLMPAVYLFLMGPAIIELSRFFYEGGRDGLDTGSSVIQRLNTNARNRVDGQQGQQAF, encoded by the coding sequence ATGTTTCCTTTAACTATTACAAATCTGATGCTCTTGGCCATGGGGATCATCAGCCTGATCCTCGTCTACCGTCTGGCCAGGCGCTGGTTAAGTGCCCGCAGCAAAGTTGTAAGAGAAAACTCAGAAGCAGATCAGTCCCAGTGGTCGCTGGCGAAAGCCAATTCCGCTGCGCCAGAAGCACCCATCACAACACCGTCAACAGTTCAACTCGACTCGAAGCCGGTAACTCAAGATATTACGGAAGTCACCGAAGGTCTGAGTATTCTCAAAACAGTCTCTGTTCCTTCGGGCAAAGCGAACACTGGTGGCCCTGCGCGCTGGGAAAATGAAAAGCTCTTTGTCGATTCATCGAGCACCTATCGAGATCGTAACCGAGGCTTGCCTCGAGTGCTGGCGGAAGACCTGCCGGATTCGCTCAATCGGGGCGAACTGACATTTGGTGCATTAACGCCCGCTTTGGCCTCGCTCTTGCCGGAAGCGGGTAGCCGCCAGGATTCCATCCGCTCGGATCTTTATGCTGCGGGCTATTATTCGCCGCGGGCCTTGATGAACTTTTCTGCTGTTCGTTATCTGGCAATGATTCTTCCCATGATCTTCTGCGGGGTACTACTGCTGTTCGTACCTCCGCGATTCGAGCCGATTGTCATTGGTGCCATCGTTCTCATGCCAATCGTGGGCTGGTCGCTCCCGCGACTGTTGGTTCGCAATCGGGCACGCGACCGTCGCAATGAGATCGAGAAAGCCATGCCCGATCTTCTCGATATGTTGAATATGTGTGTCAGCCAGGGGATGACGGTGCCTGCATCGCTGGAACGTATTCGCGTCGAAATGAAAGGTGCCTATCCTGCCCTGGAACAGGAACTGAAGATCATCAACGAACAATCGAGAATTGGCTCGATGGACGTGGCGCTAAAAAACTTCAGCCAGCGTGTTGACGTCCCGGAAGTTCACTCGTTTACGTCGCTGTTGATGCAGACTTCCCGAATGGGGACGAGCGTCAGTGGTGCCCTGGCTGAATATGCTGAAACGATGCGGGAAAGTCTCAAACAGCGTGCGGAAGAGAAAGGAAATCGGGCCACATTTAGCCTGCTCTTCCCCACTGTGCTCTGCCTGATGCCGGCGGTCTATCTGTTCCTGATGGGGCCCGCCATCATCGAACTTTCACGATTCTTTTACGAAGGTGGTCGTGATGGACTGGATACAGGGTCATCGGTCATTCAACGTCTGAATACCAACGCCCGTAACCGAGTTGATGGCCAGCAGGGGCAGCAAGCTTTCTAA
- the cpaB gene encoding Flp pilus assembly protein CpaB, translated as MRRLTPALLTLVMFGVVGLLVVAYIGKSLLAREEKKPVIATRNVPMAISDIEPGTLVTEGHIGMGPVQNSQLKPDMLLANRVIVGRVARTKIRAAEPIRAGQLYQPGELPDLRVADGMRAVSISVAEMVGIVDGMIKPGNYVDVLFTVESQSNADLQGGVTMRLFEGVKVIAINRSFTQSRVERGVNRVTLELTQAQANIITLAEAKGALTLVFNPNGAGSGGLALTNSERVTLNEILGLEPPAPPQLPLLTEIYRGQTRRVQHFNKQGRLLDLTEVPPPSRDNGQQVLPRGDNSVPAAQDPAPAPSAPSANNAPAPLKSMAPTAVRNLLNFRQ; from the coding sequence GTGCGTCGACTGACCCCTGCTCTTCTGACGCTGGTAATGTTCGGTGTCGTGGGACTTCTCGTGGTCGCCTACATCGGAAAATCACTCCTGGCGCGTGAGGAGAAAAAGCCCGTCATTGCTACCCGCAATGTTCCCATGGCGATTTCTGATATTGAACCGGGAACTCTCGTCACCGAAGGTCATATCGGGATGGGGCCTGTGCAGAACAGTCAATTGAAGCCCGACATGCTGCTGGCCAATCGTGTGATCGTTGGTCGAGTGGCGCGGACCAAAATTCGAGCTGCTGAACCTATTCGCGCAGGCCAGCTATATCAACCCGGTGAACTCCCTGATCTGAGAGTTGCCGATGGTATGCGTGCGGTCTCCATTTCAGTCGCGGAAATGGTCGGGATTGTGGATGGCATGATCAAGCCCGGAAACTACGTCGATGTGCTCTTCACTGTCGAATCCCAATCGAATGCCGATTTGCAAGGTGGCGTGACAATGCGACTTTTCGAAGGGGTCAAAGTCATTGCCATCAATCGCAGTTTCACACAGAGCCGAGTTGAACGCGGTGTGAACCGAGTCACACTCGAACTGACCCAGGCCCAGGCCAACATCATTACTCTTGCTGAGGCCAAAGGGGCGTTAACACTTGTTTTCAATCCGAATGGTGCGGGAAGCGGTGGATTGGCACTCACAAACTCAGAACGCGTGACACTTAACGAGATTCTCGGACTTGAACCACCTGCTCCGCCGCAGCTCCCCCTCCTGACTGAGATCTACCGAGGTCAGACGCGACGTGTCCAGCATTTCAACAAGCAAGGCAGGCTGCTCGACCTTACTGAAGTTCCTCCACCCTCACGAGATAACGGTCAACAGGTACTTCCTCGTGGCGATAACTCGGTACCTGCCGCTCAGGATCCAGCACCTGCTCCAAGTGCTCCCAGTGCAAACAATGCCCCCGCACCACTGAAAAGTATGGCCCCTACGGCCGTTCGCAATCTGTTGAATTTCCGGCAGTAG
- a CDS encoding pilus assembly protein TadG-related protein gives MRTARISPISRCNRRGFTTPAFAVALVVVMLMLALICDRLWIEAARVELQTGAETAALAAARSLASDELLKEKPDLSYLETARYQAAHVATLNLVAGEPLELNQGFQGDIRLGKLESTGDDTGNVDGQPQVDDSSPDDSTQVLSPSELIISRDNVVFSRNTRFVETDESPTSVVVFGERTRFRENPVGLFVVGATGLPWGDVSTHAEASLLSPVVGLRPLDGSSTPLLPLAIMRSEGTGSVDQTWQKAITENNGPDEWSYDETTSTISRGADGLPELKLTFGLPTSSSSAVTNAVLLDLGSDFNTDLVVSQISEGVHGENLLNWNGELRLPVEATRKAMLAESKEQQDSEAQGASASSTSGSLSMPASLIDLKTAERDALTSLIGQNRIVILFNAGGTSDSKNRKNESESNTTRVKSDLQVAAVSLAVVRILEVIDEKGGRCEVIVQPSVLATRTAIVDVSDPRQQASQPQYLYQLRLTN, from the coding sequence ATGAGAACTGCACGAATCAGCCCGATCAGTCGCTGCAATCGCCGGGGTTTTACGACTCCGGCATTTGCCGTGGCATTGGTCGTGGTGATGTTGATGCTGGCACTGATTTGTGATCGTTTGTGGATTGAAGCGGCTCGAGTCGAGCTTCAAACCGGTGCTGAAACAGCCGCACTGGCTGCGGCAAGAAGTCTCGCCAGTGACGAACTGCTCAAAGAGAAGCCCGATCTCTCTTATCTCGAAACGGCTCGCTACCAGGCCGCTCATGTGGCTACACTCAATCTTGTCGCAGGTGAGCCACTGGAACTGAATCAGGGATTTCAGGGCGATATCCGGCTGGGCAAACTTGAATCGACTGGTGACGATACAGGTAATGTTGATGGTCAGCCACAGGTCGATGATTCGTCACCTGACGACTCCACTCAAGTTCTCTCACCATCGGAATTGATAATATCCCGTGACAACGTGGTGTTTTCGCGAAATACGCGATTTGTGGAGACAGACGAATCTCCAACAAGTGTGGTGGTGTTTGGAGAACGAACGCGATTTCGTGAAAATCCGGTGGGGCTGTTCGTGGTGGGGGCAACAGGTCTTCCCTGGGGTGATGTTTCCACTCATGCCGAAGCCAGTTTGCTGAGTCCCGTGGTTGGCCTCAGGCCTCTGGATGGATCGAGCACTCCGCTGTTGCCGCTCGCGATCATGAGAAGTGAAGGGACTGGTTCGGTCGACCAGACATGGCAGAAGGCGATCACAGAAAATAATGGGCCAGATGAATGGTCTTACGACGAGACAACGTCAACGATCAGTCGTGGTGCCGATGGATTACCGGAACTGAAGCTGACATTTGGCTTGCCGACATCTTCCAGTTCAGCCGTGACCAATGCTGTCTTGCTCGACCTGGGAAGTGACTTCAATACGGATCTGGTGGTATCACAGATCTCTGAAGGGGTGCATGGTGAAAATCTGCTCAACTGGAATGGTGAGCTTCGCCTTCCCGTAGAGGCCACTCGCAAGGCGATGTTGGCTGAATCGAAAGAGCAGCAGGATTCAGAAGCTCAGGGTGCTTCAGCGTCATCAACAAGTGGCAGTCTGAGTATGCCAGCCTCTTTGATCGATCTGAAGACGGCCGAACGCGATGCATTGACATCATTGATTGGACAGAACCGGATCGTGATTTTGTTCAATGCGGGAGGGACATCCGATTCGAAAAATCGCAAAAACGAGTCGGAATCAAACACGACTCGCGTGAAGTCTGATCTGCAGGTAGCTGCAGTCTCTTTGGCTGTTGTGCGAATTCTGGAAGTGATCGACGAGAAAGGTGGAAGATGCGAAGTCATCGTCCAACCGTCAGTGTTGGCAACACGTACGGCAATCGTCGATGTTTCCGATCCCAGGCAGCAAGCCAGCCAACCGCAGTATTTGTATCAGTTAAGGCTCACGAACTGA
- a CDS encoding Gfo/Idh/MocA family protein produces MSAADSFNDPLGAREAEQKLTATNREAVDPVENAKSNIEEKILRSPLGSVALNRRQFLGRSAQQAASVAATATGLAVATNNVASAISPSVSGNPASNPHTGSTELEPSSAVRSIDQPLRIGIIGLRNQGQLLLKEFANLPLVEIVALCDVDARQFRPAQGLLTRLERPPAREVGQWQELVNDPSINAIIVATPDHWHFAIASAVLTARKDLYLETPVTLRPADARFLADLATANGCIVQTGLIHRSSSMYQSAIRAIQSGVLGKIPLVRSWVTHQRPVIGQRAPVSTPAGVDYLSWLGPAPLSQFHPNRFHQNWQWFWDYGNGELGAWGVPLLDVALWGMQLGLPQEIRASGGRLIARDDGETPDTLMVEYNYPQTKLLWEHRSWSPHGLEGRSAATAFYGEKGTLIIDRGGWKIYGTGANQSGEPQPLWNPHLADFVTSIQQRKQPAANLTVAASSTALALLGNVAYRTGETIHLTSEQTLSELPTVDRQLLTQQPLIDR; encoded by the coding sequence ATGTCTGCTGCAGATTCATTTAACGATCCTCTTGGGGCTCGAGAAGCGGAGCAAAAATTAACTGCTACCAATCGCGAGGCAGTGGATCCGGTCGAGAACGCGAAATCGAATATTGAAGAAAAAATTCTTCGTAGCCCTTTGGGCTCGGTGGCGTTGAATCGGCGCCAATTCCTCGGAAGAAGTGCTCAACAGGCCGCCAGCGTAGCCGCCACCGCGACGGGGCTGGCAGTTGCCACAAATAACGTCGCTTCGGCAATAAGCCCCAGTGTATCTGGCAATCCGGCATCCAATCCTCACACAGGTTCCACAGAACTCGAACCATCAAGTGCCGTTCGGTCGATAGATCAACCGCTGCGAATTGGGATTATCGGGCTCAGAAATCAAGGACAGTTACTTCTCAAAGAGTTTGCCAATCTTCCACTGGTCGAAATTGTCGCTCTTTGCGATGTCGACGCCAGGCAGTTTCGCCCTGCGCAGGGTCTATTGACTCGACTGGAGAGACCGCCAGCCAGAGAAGTCGGCCAGTGGCAAGAACTGGTGAATGATCCATCGATCAATGCAATCATCGTGGCGACGCCTGATCATTGGCATTTCGCGATTGCGAGTGCAGTTCTCACTGCCAGAAAAGACCTTTATCTCGAAACACCCGTGACTCTCAGACCAGCAGATGCCAGGTTTCTCGCTGATCTGGCCACGGCCAACGGTTGTATTGTTCAGACCGGGCTGATTCATCGATCCAGTTCGATGTACCAATCGGCGATCAGAGCGATTCAAAGTGGTGTCCTCGGTAAAATTCCTCTGGTCCGTTCGTGGGTCACTCACCAAAGGCCTGTGATCGGCCAGCGTGCCCCAGTCTCAACTCCTGCAGGTGTCGATTACCTGTCATGGCTGGGACCGGCACCTCTGTCACAGTTTCATCCCAATCGCTTTCACCAGAACTGGCAATGGTTCTGGGATTATGGGAATGGCGAACTGGGTGCCTGGGGTGTCCCACTTTTAGATGTGGCTTTGTGGGGCATGCAACTTGGGCTTCCTCAAGAGATCCGTGCCAGTGGTGGCCGGTTGATTGCCCGGGATGATGGTGAGACTCCCGACACCTTAATGGTGGAATACAATTATCCCCAAACGAAACTTCTCTGGGAGCATCGCAGTTGGTCTCCGCATGGATTGGAAGGCCGCAGTGCCGCCACTGCCTTTTACGGCGAAAAGGGAACTCTGATCATCGACCGCGGCGGATGGAAAATCTATGGCACAGGAGCCAACCAGAGTGGTGAACCTCAACCACTCTGGAATCCACATCTTGCGGATTTCGTGACATCCATCCAGCAACGAAAACAGCCAGCTGCGAATCTGACTGTGGCAGCCAGCAGCACTGCGCTGGCTTTATTGGGGAATGTCGCCTATCGCACCGGCGAGACGATTCATCTGACAAGCGAACAAACGCTTAGCGAATTGCCCACGGTTGACCGCCAGTTGCTGACACAGCAGCCGCTGATCGATCGATGA
- a CDS encoding type II secretion system F family protein, translating into MASSTITNADRPVDFSSILKPREEFAQPQASGSGERLNRWFDQLMLQSGLGISPGIVLMLCLLGGITVGGLIFVLQENFLTTALAAVVGFLLPVFFLMYVRSSRQNQILGQLPAMLEELARAATTGRSVEQCLQLVAADTPSPLGEELQLCVRRMQMGMPMRDAVADLPDRTGLMTLRLFCMTLGVHQQTGGDLVWVLEQLSKTIRDRLQYLGRLRAMTAASRATALLMVVLPPGVLVFFTLRDPEYFSKLMGSSWGRNGTIIAFTLTMIGTIWVLRILRDSQRT; encoded by the coding sequence ATGGCTTCTTCAACCATCACAAACGCTGATCGCCCAGTCGATTTCTCATCGATTCTGAAGCCGCGTGAAGAGTTCGCCCAGCCACAGGCCAGTGGCTCTGGTGAGCGACTCAATCGCTGGTTTGATCAGTTGATGCTTCAGTCCGGGCTTGGAATTTCGCCCGGGATCGTGCTGATGCTCTGCCTCCTCGGTGGTATTACAGTGGGAGGATTGATCTTTGTGCTTCAGGAAAACTTTCTGACGACCGCACTGGCGGCCGTTGTCGGTTTTCTACTCCCTGTCTTCTTCCTGATGTATGTTCGATCCAGTCGGCAAAACCAGATTCTGGGCCAGTTGCCAGCGATGTTGGAAGAATTGGCGCGTGCCGCGACGACTGGCCGGAGTGTGGAGCAGTGTCTGCAACTCGTGGCTGCTGATACGCCCTCCCCTTTGGGTGAGGAGTTGCAATTGTGTGTGCGACGCATGCAGATGGGGATGCCTATGCGGGATGCTGTCGCCGACCTGCCGGATCGTACGGGGCTCATGACTTTGCGTCTGTTTTGTATGACACTCGGCGTTCACCAGCAGACAGGTGGTGATCTGGTCTGGGTGCTTGAGCAGCTTTCGAAAACAATCCGTGATCGACTTCAGTATCTGGGCCGGTTGCGTGCGATGACGGCGGCCAGCCGCGCGACGGCTCTGCTCATGGTTGTATTGCCGCCAGGTGTGCTCGTCTTCTTTACGTTACGAGACCCGGAATACTTCTCCAAACTGATGGGAAGTTCATGGGGTCGTAACGGAACGATTATAGCCTTTACGTTGACGATGATCGGCACGATCTGGGTGTTAAGAATTTTGCGAGATAGCCAGCGAACATAA
- a CDS encoding TadE/TadG family type IV pilus assembly protein — protein MKSVSQSGTCRKRRGFITMELALTLPILGLMLLALLQFSMLFYARSQVVEASRAGARAASLPGTTADDVETIVRSVLSPGLQDGLQVDCQLAETPGDVVAVGVSVPMTVAAPDLLWVIGISLADQNLYSETRMIRE, from the coding sequence ATGAAGTCGGTCAGTCAGTCAGGCACATGTCGTAAACGACGGGGCTTCATCACGATGGAGCTGGCTCTGACTTTGCCAATCTTGGGACTGATGCTTCTGGCTCTTCTGCAGTTCTCCATGCTTTTTTATGCCCGCAGTCAGGTTGTCGAAGCCAGCAGAGCCGGTGCCAGGGCTGCCAGTCTGCCGGGAACGACTGCTGACGATGTCGAGACCATCGTGAGAAGTGTCCTCAGTCCAGGACTACAGGATGGCCTGCAGGTCGATTGCCAACTGGCCGAAACACCTGGTGATGTCGTAGCGGTTGGAGTCTCTGTACCAATGACGGTAGCTGCACCGGATTTGCTGTGGGTAATTGGAATTTCGCTCGCTGATCAGAATTTGTATTCAGAAACACGAATGATCCGTGAGTGA